In a genomic window of Quercus lobata isolate SW786 chromosome 4, ValleyOak3.0 Primary Assembly, whole genome shotgun sequence:
- the LOC115987773 gene encoding DEAD-box ATP-dependent RNA helicase 51-like translates to MAAEDSELKRTTMVADETNKKKKKRKRNRPNKNSAEEEEPQNPQNEEEQVEKVEEKENKMNKKKKKNKKEKKMKIEEEKKEEEEEEERENGEESTEEKKKKVKKSGGGIMSSESFESLGLSEPTSNAIKDIGFQYMTQIQARAIPPLLLGKDILGAARTGSGKTLAFLIPAVELLHHSHFSSRNGTGVIVICPTRELAIQTHAVAKDLLKYHSQTLGLVIGGSARRSEAERIVKGVNLLVATPGRLLDHLQNTKGFMFKTLKCLIIDEADRILESNFEDEMRQIIKLLPKNRQTALFSATQTKKVEDLARLSFQTTPIYIDVDAGRKKVTNEGLQQGYCVVPSAKRFILLYSFLKRNLSKKVMVFFSSCNSVKFHSELLRYIQVDCLDIHGKQKQQKRTSTFFDFCKAEKGILLCTDVAARGLDFPDVDWIVQYDPPDEPKDYVHRVGRTARGEGAIGNALIFLIPEELQLLRLLKAEKVHVKEYEFDQKKLANVQSHLEKLVGSNYYLNKSAKDAYRSYLLAYNSHSMKDIFDVHRLDLQAVAASFCFSNPPKVNLNIDSGASKFRRKMRKVEGTKHGFSESNPYGRQGGGDDKRQFSRH, encoded by the exons atggCCGCAGAAGATTCAGAGCTAAAGCGCACAACAATGGTCGCCGACGAGaccaacaagaagaagaagaagcgcaAGAGAAATAGACCCAACAAGAATTCAgcggaggaggaggagcctcAAAACCCTCAAAATGAAGAAGAACAAGTTGAAAAGGTTGAGGAGAAGGAGAATAAGatgaataagaagaagaagaagaataagaaagagaagaagatgaagattgaagaggagaagaaagaggaagaggaagaggaagagagagagaatggtgAGGAATCGacggaagagaagaagaagaaggtgaagaAGAGTGGTGGTGGGATTATGAGCAGTGAGTCCTTTGAATCTTTGGGTCTCTCTGAACCCACTTCCAATGCTATTAAGGATATTGGATTTCAATATATGACTCAG ATTCAAGCCAGAGCAATTCCACCACTATTGCTTGGCAAAGACATTCTTGGAGCTGCAAGGACAGGTTCTGGGAAAACTCTTGCTTTTCTAATACCAGCTGTCGAGTTGTTACATCACAGCCATTTTTCTTCACGTAATGGAACCGGAGTCATCGTTATTTGCCCAACAAGGGAGCTAGCAATACAGACTCATGCTGTCGCGAAAGACCTTCTCAAGTACCATTCCCAGACTCTTGGTTTGGTTATTGGTGGTTCAGCTAGAAGATCGGAAGCAGAGCGTATTGTCAAAGGAGTGAATTTATTAGTTGCAACCCCTGGTCGACTGCTTGATCATCTTCAAAATACCAAGGGATTCATGTTTAAAACCTTGAAG TGCCTAATAATTGATGAAGCTGACAGGATACTAGAATCAAACTTTGAGGACGAAATGAGGCAGATTATTAAGCTCCTACCAAAG AATAGGCAAACAGCTTTATTTTCAGCTACCCAGACTAAAAAG GTTGAGGATCTTGCACGCTTATCATTTCAGACAACTCCTATCTATATTGATGTGGATGCTGGGAGAAAAAAG GTCACCAATGAAGGGCTGCAGCAAGGCTATTGTGTTGTGCCCAGCGCCAAGAGATTTATTCTTTTGTATTCCTTCTTGAAACGGAATCTGTCAAAGAAAGTGATGGTCTTCTTCTCTTCATGCAATTCGGTCAAATTTCATTCTGAACTACTGAGATACATTCAGGTGGACTGCCTTGATATCCATGGAAAGcaaaagcagcagaaaaggaCATCAACCTTTTTTGACTTCTGCAAAGCAGAGAAGGGGATCTTATTATGTACTGATGTTGCTGCTCGTGGGCTTGATTTTCCTGATGTG GACTGGATTGTGCAGTATGATCCTCCAGATGAGCCCAAG GATTACGTTCATAGGGTTGGTCGAACAGCTCGTGGGGAAGGTGCAATAGGAAATGCTCTGATTTTTCTGATACCTGAAGAGTTGCAACTTCTTCGCCTCCTAAAG GCAGAAAAAGTCCATGTTAAAGAGTATGAATTTGATCAAAAGAAGTTGGCTAATGTGCAGTCTCACCTG GAGAAGTTGGTGGGCAGTAACTATTACTTGAATAAGTCAGCTAAAGATGCATACAGATCCTACTTATTAGCATATAACTCTCACTCTATGAAAGACATCTTTGATGTTCACCGCCTTGATCTGCAG GCTGTTGCAGCTTCTTTCTGCTTTTCAAACCCACCAAAGGTGAATCTGAACATAGATAGTGGTGCTTCGAAGTTCAGAAGGAAAATGCGAAAAGTTGAAGGAACTAAACATGGTTTTAGTGAGAGCAACCCTTATGGAAGACAGGGAGGTGGAGATGATAAACGACAATTTTCAAGGCATTAG
- the LOC115984043 gene encoding UPF0678 fatty acid-binding protein-like protein At1g79260, which yields MESPTPTPTPAPSSSSSASAVHPGIAPISYLLGTWRGQGEGGFPTINSFSYIEELHFSHNSSKPVIAYSQKTWKLHSGEPMHSESGYWRPRPDGTIEVVIAQSTGLVEVLKGEYDAEEKVIRLQSELVGNASKVEKITRVFQLIGGDLSYVVQMATNATSLQPHLKASLKKL from the exons ATGGAGAgcccaacaccaacaccaacaccagcaccatcttcatcatcatcagcatCGGCCGTACACCCAGGAATAGCACCAATATCATATCTGCTGGGAACATGGAGAGGCCAAGGAGAAGGTGGTTTTCCCACCATCAATTCCTTCTCTTACATCGAAGAGCTTCATTTCTCTCACAACTCTTCCAAGCCCGTCATTGCTTACTCCCAGAAGACTTGGAAACTCCATTCTGGGGAGCCCATGCACTCTGAGAGTGGCTATTGGAGACCCAGACCCGATGGTACCATTGAAGTTGTCATTGCTCAAAGCACTGGCCTTGTTGAAGTCCTG AAAGGGGAATATGATGCAGAAGAAAAAGTCATAAGGCTTCAAAGTGAGCTTGTGGGCAATGCTTCTAAG GTGGAAAAGATAACCCGGGTTTTTCAGTTAATTGGAGGAGATCTATCTTATGTGGTTCAGATGGCTACAAATGCTACTAGTCTTCAACCACATCTCAAAGCCTCACTCAAGAAATTGTGA
- the LOC115984028 gene encoding serine/threonine-protein kinase RHS3-like, with amino-acid sequence MSSNPVKRPDSSEMSHISSEKAPWGPKKMVDVANSAAGSDNHLLYEPKKLDKVAKAYVDSSQDPTSKPGQKDPKSRRKPNLTIDPPSDLRNLEQPVGKFVSNSNSAYKGIPSPSYNGIPSPSCNGIPSPRTPRKSGFPITPTAGIAGVTPASTKTNGGKSTSSFTNPSQGIVNGSRSNSLEGSNTPLRPHTGGDVRWDAINIVSKGCPLNLSHFRLLKRIGFGDIGSVYVVELRGTKTYFAMKVMDKGSLASRNKLLRAQTEREILGLLDHPFLPTLYSYFETDKFYCLVMEFCSGGNLHSLRQKQPNKHFTEEAARFYASEVLLALEYLHMLGIVYRDLKPENVLVREEGHIMLSDFDLSLRCSVSPTLVKSSATNVNNIGVAGGILDNELVIHGCMQPSNFLPRILPSKKNRKSKSDSGLCAGGSLPELMAEPTNVRSMSFVGTHEYLAPEIIRGEGHGSAVDWWTFGIFLYELLHGTTPFKGSGNRATLFNVVGQPLRFPETPQVSNVARDLIRGLLVKEPNKRIAYKRGATEIKQHPFFEGVNWALVRCATPPHVPDPVDFSQYASKEAIPAEKKMTEIGGGDKNSNSPKDPPYIDFEYF; translated from the exons ATGTCATCAAATCCTGTCAAGAGGCCAGACTCATCTGAG ATGAGCCACATTTCATCTGAAAAAGCACCATGGGGACCCAAAAAGATGGTTGATGTTGCAAATAGTGCTGCTGGTTCAGACAATCACTTACTGTATGAGCCGAAAAAACTCGATAAAGTAGCAAAAGCTTATGTTGATTCATCTCAAGATCCAACAAGTAAACCTGGACAGAAGGATCCAAAGTCCAGAAGGAAACCAAATTTGACAATTGACCCACCATCTGATCTCAGAAACTTGGAGCAGCCAGTTGGCAAGTTTGTTTCTAATTCCAACAGTGCCTATAAAGGAATTCCTAGCCCAAGCTATAATGGAATTCCTAGCCCAAGCTGTAATGGAATTCCAAGCCCAAGGACACCTAGAAAATCTGGATTCCCAATAACTCCAACAGCAGGGATAGCTGGAGTAACACCAGCGAGCACAAAGACAAATGGTGGAAAGAGTACCAGTTCCTTCACCAACCCTAGCCAAGGGATTGTGAATGGTTCTCGTAGCAATAGCTTAGAGGGCTCCAACACACCCCTCAGGCCACACACCGGTGGAGATGTACGGTGGGATGCCATTAACATAGTTTCCAAAGGTTGCCCTCTAAATCTTAGCCATTTTCGGCTTCTCAAGCGCATTGGTTTTGGAGATATTGGGAGTGTTTATGTTGTCGAGCTTAGAGGAACAAAGACCTATTTTGCCATGAAAGTCATGGACAAGGGCTCTCTTGCGAGTAGAAACAAGCTTCTGCGAGCACAGACAGAAAGGGAGATACTTGGACTTCTTGACCACCCATTCTTGCCCACTCTATATTCATACTTTGAGACTGATAAATTCTATTGTTTGGTCATGGAATTCTGTAGTGGTGGTAATCTTCATTCTCTTCGCCAGAAACAACCCAACAAACACTTCACTGAGGAGGCTGCACG GTTTTATGCATCAGAGGTGTTGTTAGCACTTGAGTACCTGCACATGCTAGGCATTGTATACAGGGATTTGAAGCCTGAAAATGTACTAGTGAGAGAAGAGGGTCATATCATGCTCTCGGATTTTGACCTATCCCTACGTTGCTCCGTGAGTCCTACACTTGTGAAGTCTTCAGCTACCAATGTAAACAACATTGGTGTTGCTGGGGGAATCTTAGATAATGAGTTGGTAATTCATGGTTGTATGCAGCCATCAAATTTTCTTCCACGCATTTTACCAAgtaaaaagaatagaaaatcaaaatcagatTCTGGTTTGTGTGCTGGAGGCTCCCTTCCTGAATTGATGGCAGAGCCAACAAATGTGCGCTCAATGTCCTTTGTTGGTACACATGAATATCTAGCACCGGAGATCATCCGTGGAGAGGGTCATGGTAGTGCAGTGGATTGGTGGACATTTGGCATCTTCTTGTATGAGCTATTGCATGGGACAACTCCCTTCAAAGGTTCAGGCAATCGTGCCACACTCTTCAATGTTGTAGGCCAGCCACTTAGATTTCCTGAAACTCCACAAGTAAGCAATGTGGCTCGTGATCTCATACGAGGACTTTTGGTAAAAGAACCAAATAAGCGGATTGCATATAAAAGGGGTGCTACAGAAATAAAACAACACCCATTTTTTGAGGGAGTGAACTGGGCCCTGGTGAGATGTGCAACACCTCCCCACGTTCCTGATCCTGTAGACTTCTCACAATATGCTAGCAAAGAGGCAATCCCTGCAGAGAAGAAAATGACAGAAATTGGAGGAGGTGACAAAAACAGCAATAGTCCTAAGGATCCTCCTTATATAGATTTTGAGTACTTTTAG